The following DNA comes from Candidatus Cloacimonas sp..
AGTGAATTTCAAAGATAGCTATGCCAAAATTGAAGAGGGAGAATGCTGGCTGCATAATTTGCATATAAGCCCTTGGGAAAAAGCCGCTTATTTTAATCATGAAGCGGAACGAAAAAGAAAATTACTGCTGCATAAACACGAAATAAAACGCTTGCGTTCCAAAGTGGAAGAACAGGGTATGACACTTATCCCCTTGGAACTTTTTATCAACGAAGGAGGGCTCTGTAAAGTGATTCTTGCCCTCGTTAAAGGTAAAAAAGAATATGATAAACGCGATACCCTGCGGAAAAAAGACCTGGAAAGAAACCAGGAAGGTTGAATTTAGCGTCAACCTCCTGCCAGCTATGTTTTTAGTAAGCATAAAAAACAGCGGTAATGATAATACTCCTCTACCAGAGAAGGACAAAATATGAAAGAACAAAATTTGCAAAAGGAAACCCATTTAAACCAGATCACTTTTTTTCTTAACGGCAAACAAACTACTGAAGATGTCCCTGCCGGAATTTCCACTTTGGATTGGTTGCACACAAAAAAACAAATGTTCGGGACAAAATGCAGTTGTAACGAAGGTGATTGTGGTGCTTGCACAGTGGTCATTGCCTATCCTTTGGAAGGCATAATTACTTATAAGGCAATAAATTCCTGTCTGTATCCCGCAGCCAAATTACACGGAAAACATTTAATTACGATTGAAAGTTTAGGCACTCCGGAAAATTTACATCCCATCCAACAAACGCTGCTAAAACATCATTCTCTTCAATGTGGATATTGTACCCCCGGTTTTGGGATGAGTTTGTTCGCACTTTTGGCTATGAATGCGCATCCCGATCAGGAAACAATTTTGGCTGCTTTGGAAGGAAACCTATGTAGATGTGGAACTTATAATAGTATTTTAAAAGCAACGCAAGAACTGAGCGCTAAATTTTCCCCTTCGGAAATTGTTCCAGAATGGTGTAGAAAAGTGGAAGAAAGTTTATTCCAATTTAAACAAAAAGATGCGATGCTGATTGCTAAAACAGATATCCCACAACAGGTTGATTGCTATCTTCGGCCTGAAAACCTGAAGCAGTTATTTGATTTTTATGCTGAACATCCAGATGCTAATATCATTGCTGGCGGAACAGACATAATGGTGCAAAAAAACATTGACCGCAAGGTCTTTCCGGTGCTGATAGATATAACTAACATACCGGAACTAAACCGTTTATATCTTCGCCAAGAGGGATTGCATATTGGCTCTGCAGTTACTTATGCGCAATTGTTGGAATCGGGAATTGTGAAGAATGATTATCCAGTTTTGCACAAACTGCTTGCTCAGATTGCTTCTCAGCAAATACGCAATTTGGGAACTTTGGGTGGAAATATTGCCAATGCTTCTCCCGTGGGTGATACACTTCCTCTTTTATTGGTTTTAGGAACTTCCCTTTGGTTACAATCGGCTTTGGAAATTAGGCAGATGCCTTTAAATGACTTCTTTGTCAGTTATCGGGAAACGGCTCTAAACAAAGGAGAAATAATAAAAGAAATCATTATTCCTCGGCTCAGTAAAAGTAACTTGGTTAGAACAATCAAATCCGCTAAACGCCAGAGCGTGGATATTTCTTCTGTAATAAGTGCAGTTAATGTTGAATATAAAGAAGATGTTATTATAAATGCCGCTTTAGCTTTGGGAGGGGTTTCCGCTCTGCCTATGCTTAGCCAAAAATTTACAGAACTACTGACTGGTAAAAAACTTAGCACCATAAATATAGATGCCGTTATTAGCGAAGTGGAAAAAGAATTTGAGCCCTTAACGGATGTGCGCGGAACGGCTCTCTACCGTAAGAAACTAATCCAAAATCATATTTTGCTTTATTTTCAGGAACTGCAAAAGGAGGAAAAATGAATTCTGCTGTTTTTCATCTTTCTGGTCCCTTGCACTTATGTGGAAAATCACATTTTATTGCTGATGAGCCGCCTTTACAGGGTCAACTTTATGCTAAATTTTTGTTTTCACCGGTAGCGCATGCTCAAATTACTAATTTGGATATTTCTGCAGCGGAAAAATTAACCGGGGTAATAAAAGTTATCACAGCTGATTCCATCACGGGTGAGAATCAAATTGGAACGGTAGTAAAAGACGAGCCCCTCTTCCCTGAGACGGAAATTATGTATGTGGGCCAACCCATAGCGATGGTGCTTGCGGAAAATGAATACCTTGCAGAACTGGCAGTTAAACAGATAGTGCTAAAATATAAGGAATTGCCCGCTATTTTTGATCCCGAAGAGGCATATAAAGAAAAGCAGGGATATATTCCGGAACGCATAATTGCCAGAGGTGATGTAGAGACAGCTTTAAAAAATGCCCCTTTCACTTTATCGGGGAAAACGGAAACCAGTGGCCAGGAACATTTTTATTTGGAATGTCAACGCTGTCTTGCAGTTCCAATGGAAAGCAGCAGAATAATTTTACATACC
Coding sequences within:
- a CDS encoding FAD binding domain-containing protein produces the protein MKEQNLQKETHLNQITFFLNGKQTTEDVPAGISTLDWLHTKKQMFGTKCSCNEGDCGACTVVIAYPLEGIITYKAINSCLYPAAKLHGKHLITIESLGTPENLHPIQQTLLKHHSLQCGYCTPGFGMSLFALLAMNAHPDQETILAALEGNLCRCGTYNSILKATQELSAKFSPSEIVPEWCRKVEESLFQFKQKDAMLIAKTDIPQQVDCYLRPENLKQLFDFYAEHPDANIIAGGTDIMVQKNIDRKVFPVLIDITNIPELNRLYLRQEGLHIGSAVTYAQLLESGIVKNDYPVLHKLLAQIASQQIRNLGTLGGNIANASPVGDTLPLLLVLGTSLWLQSALEIRQMPLNDFFVSYRETALNKGEIIKEIIIPRLSKSNLVRTIKSAKRQSVDISSVISAVNVEYKEDVIINAALALGGVSALPMLSQKFTELLTGKKLSTINIDAVISEVEKEFEPLTDVRGTALYRKKLIQNHILLYFQELQKEEK
- the smpB gene encoding SsrA-binding protein SmpB codes for the protein MNSIKNRRAQHDYYIVQTLEAGIVLKGTEIKSIRAGKVNFKDSYAKIEEGECWLHNLHISPWEKAAYFNHEAERKRKLLLHKHEIKRLRSKVEEQGMTLIPLELFINEGGLCKVILALVKGKKEYDKRDTLRKKDLERNQEG